The proteins below are encoded in one region of Apostichopus japonicus isolate 1M-3 chromosome 22, ASM3797524v1, whole genome shotgun sequence:
- the LOC139963424 gene encoding stearoyl-CoA desaturase 5-like produces the protein MTDIHRTSNGTSSKSTSKAAKDESLEYKMEIVWGNVLAHCVLHAIALYGLTDVAWKSNFKTLLFATVLVFVGVMGVTAGPHRLWCHRGYSAKLPMRILLAVCSTLAFQNSIFTWARDHRAHHKFTDTNADPHNAKRGFFFSHIGWLMVKKHPDVIKRGGGIDCSDLLNDPVVYYQHKYYYQLSLIITFFLPTYLPHYLWGESIWNAFIMAGITRLILEYHIAWSVNSVAHMWGNRPYDESIDPAENMMVSLFGMGEGWHNYHHVFPFDYRASEFRWKVNPTTQFIDLMHLLGQAYNLKTVPKDLIKARAQKTGNGTMYEQLNRQKVGQVDAENEKGYTYDY, from the exons ATGACTGACATCCACCGTACATCAAACGGCACGAGCAGCAAGTCTACGAGTAAGGCGGCTAAAGATGAGAGTCTCGAGTATAAAATGGAGATCGTTTGGGGGAACGTTCTTGCCCATTGTGTGCTCCACGCCATCGCTTTGTATGGCTTGACCGACGTGGCGTGGAAGAGTAACTTCAAGACACTTCTTTTTG CTACAGTTCTGGTCTTTGTGGGTGTCATGGGGGTAACTGCGGGACCACATCGCTTGTGGTGCCACAGGGGCTACTCCGCTAAACTACCAATGAGAATTCTCTTAGCTGTTTGCTCAACACTAGCATTTCAG aATTCTATATTCACTTGGGCCAGGGACCATCGCGCCCACCATAAATTCACCGATACTAACGCAGACCCTCACAATGCTAAAAGGGGATTCTTCTTTTCGCACATTGGTTGGTTGATGGTCAAAAAACACCCGGATGTGATCAAGCGAGGTGGTGGAATTGATTGCAGTGACCTGCTGAACGATCCTGTGGTTTATTATCAACACAA gtATTACTACCAGCTTAGTCTGATAATCACGTTCTTTCTTCCGACCTACCTCCCCCACTACCTCTGGGGCGAATCCATTTGGAATGCTTTCATCATGGCCGGAATCACCCGTTTGATATTGGAATACCACATCGCGTGGTCCGTGAACAGCGTGGCGCACATGTGGGGTAATCGGCCGTACGACGAAAGCATCGACCCGGCAGAAAACATGATGGTTTCGCTTTTCGGTATGGGGGAAGGATGGCACAACTACCACCACGTGTTCCCCTTTGACTATCGAGCGAGCGAATTTCGCTGGAAGGTAAACCCTACCACACAATTCATAGATCTAATGCACCTCCTTGGACAAGCATACAACTTAAAGACTGTCCCAAAGGACTTGATCAAAGCCAGAGCACAGAAAACTGGAAATGGAACTATGTATGAACAATTGAACCGACAGAAGGTTGGACAAGTGGATGCAGAAAATGAGAAAGGTTATACCTATGATTATTAA